A DNA window from Candidatus Latescibacterota bacterium contains the following coding sequences:
- a CDS encoding glycosyltransferase — MGDGRIHVCHVQTTLRAGGLENGVVNVVNGLDPARFRSTVVCLHDAGALAERITNPAAAVINLAYPDRLAPELPTKLAQLFKRLEPDIVHCRNYTPNLYGTLGARLARVPRVINGEHGMVQLVGWRKMLVSRALATLADRVLCVSPGLRDFLYERLRYPAGSVDVIINGVPLERFDHMDVDPAAKRRELGIPEDVWLLGTVARFFPFKDHPAMLDFLERVPEVDGRPVHAVIIGDGDQATAFRAETERRGLSGRMHLPGFRADVHSCYAAFDLFCLLSTGNEGTSNAILEAMAAGTPVLSTLIPGNRHLIRSGENGVLVPPAGEPKLAAMQREIPRLLADPAERRRLAEAAGREVRAKFRLQRMVDDYAAYYAALAD; from the coding sequence GTGGGCGACGGTCGCATCCACGTCTGCCACGTGCAGACGACCCTGCGCGCCGGCGGGCTGGAGAACGGCGTGGTGAACGTCGTGAACGGCCTGGACCCCGCGCGCTTCCGCTCCACGGTGGTCTGCCTGCACGACGCCGGCGCGCTGGCCGAGCGCATCACGAACCCGGCGGCCGCGGTGATCAACCTGGCCTATCCCGACCGCCTGGCGCCCGAGCTGCCCACCAAGCTGGCGCAGCTCTTCAAGCGGCTGGAGCCGGACATCGTCCACTGCCGCAACTACACGCCGAACCTCTACGGCACCCTGGGCGCGCGCCTCGCGCGGGTGCCGCGGGTGATCAACGGCGAGCACGGCATGGTGCAGCTGGTGGGCTGGCGGAAGATGCTCGTCAGCCGCGCGCTGGCCACCCTGGCCGACCGCGTGCTCTGCGTGTCGCCGGGCCTGCGCGACTTCCTCTACGAGCGGCTGCGCTACCCGGCGGGCAGCGTGGACGTCATCATCAACGGCGTGCCGCTCGAGCGCTTTGACCACATGGACGTGGATCCGGCCGCCAAGCGCCGCGAGCTGGGCATCCCCGAGGACGTCTGGCTGCTGGGCACGGTGGCGCGCTTCTTCCCCTTCAAGGATCACCCGGCCATGCTCGATTTCCTCGAGCGCGTGCCCGAGGTGGACGGGCGGCCCGTGCACGCGGTGATCATCGGCGACGGCGACCAGGCCACGGCCTTCCGCGCCGAGACCGAGCGCCGCGGGCTCTCCGGCCGCATGCACCTGCCGGGCTTCCGCGCGGACGTCCACAGCTGCTACGCCGCCTTCGACCTGTTCTGCCTGCTCTCCACGGGCAACGAGGGGACGAGCAACGCCATCCTCGAGGCCATGGCCGCCGGCACGCCGGTGCTCAGCACGCTGATCCCCGGCAACCGTCACCTGATCCGCTCCGGCGAGAACGGCGTGCTGGTGCCGCCTGCCGGTGAGCCGAAGCTGGCGGCCATGCAGCGGGAGATCCCCCGCCTGCTGGCCGACCCCGCCGAGCGCCGCCGCCTGGCCGAGGCCGCCGGCCGCGAGGTGCGCGCCAAGTTCCGCCTGCAGCGCATGGTGGACGACTACGCGGCCTACTACGCGGCGCTGGCCGACTAG
- a CDS encoding T9SS type A sorting domain-containing protein — protein MGFRGVPHLLALVALLPFAAAAAVIDVPGDQPSIAAGIAMASNGDTVQVAPGTWAGVDNVNLNLAGKAIAVLGAGPGQTVIDCGGTEQGFLLLGGETVSTLIEGFRIVNGSGGYGGGIRIESAAATLRGLSIEDCVATRGGGISIRYATDTVLLEDVVLARNSADSGGGCYAYQSDVAHDHVTAVANTAATYSAAFHVASGTSTFSHCLVAWNTGQSAVNGAVYTESFADCDFYSNPQGDVAHDWVELVGVNGNFAADPLFCDRAGGDYALHEASPCLGAGGERVGALGAGCDYPLAVLSGSIETVDGLPIAAAAIDFDGGYTRTDAGGHYAIFLLPGWSGTVTPSHEFYLFEPASRSYANLQGSQPDQDFVGAHPTLVRVPADAPTLQAGLDAAAPGDTVLVAPGLYEGPDNRELDFGGKDVVLRGEAGAEATVLLNASNGVLVRFDGGEGPGAVLEDLTLRGIQGYCQAIVCADGATPTLRRLIVEDHLQPGGYTDETPPAGLVGSSLLVEDCLFRNNSAREGVARIGGGARVTGTRFENNIGTESGTVRVDGDALFERCVFANNIAQGYTPELGCARGRGGAVYATGGSFTDCLFVANEAGMCHGWSSPDYPGMGGAMYIAGGVNLTRCTFVDNVATPTDDFDAPGTTFYIRGGFSRVIANFEDCLVTGSGDGGAALYCDPGTALANFSCSLFWDNAGGNADGDCPDPVGANGNFAADPLFCDPGAGNFSLDADSPCLPANNACGVRIGAFGQGCGVTAAETLTPGALRLSGHPNPFNPSTQLSFALPEAAAVTLTVHDLAGRRVATLLEGAALDAGEQSLRWDGRLDGGGRATSGVYLARLVARGRTVSQKLVLLK, from the coding sequence ATGGGTTTTCGTGGAGTGCCCCACCTGCTCGCGCTCGTTGCCCTGCTCCCATTCGCTGCTGCTGCCGCCGTGATCGATGTCCCCGGCGATCAGCCGAGCATCGCCGCCGGCATCGCCATGGCGTCGAACGGTGACACCGTGCAGGTCGCCCCGGGCACCTGGGCAGGCGTGGACAACGTGAATCTGAACCTCGCGGGCAAGGCGATCGCAGTGCTGGGGGCGGGCCCCGGCCAGACGGTGATCGACTGCGGGGGCACCGAGCAGGGCTTCCTGCTCCTGGGCGGCGAGACCGTGTCGACGCTGATCGAGGGCTTCCGCATCGTGAACGGCAGCGGCGGCTACGGCGGGGGCATCCGCATCGAGTCGGCCGCGGCGACGCTGCGCGGGCTGAGCATCGAGGACTGCGTCGCCACGCGGGGCGGGGGCATCTCCATCCGCTACGCCACCGACACCGTGCTGCTGGAGGACGTGGTGCTGGCCCGCAACAGCGCCGACAGCGGGGGCGGCTGCTATGCCTACCAAAGCGACGTGGCGCACGACCACGTCACGGCCGTGGCCAACACCGCCGCGACCTACAGCGCCGCCTTCCACGTGGCGAGCGGCACCAGCACCTTCTCCCACTGTCTCGTGGCCTGGAACACGGGCCAGTCCGCCGTGAACGGCGCCGTCTACACCGAGAGCTTCGCGGACTGCGACTTCTACAGCAACCCGCAGGGCGACGTGGCCCACGACTGGGTCGAGCTGGTCGGCGTGAACGGCAACTTCGCGGCCGATCCGCTGTTCTGCGACCGCGCGGGCGGGGACTACGCGCTTCACGAAGCCTCCCCCTGCCTGGGCGCGGGCGGCGAGCGTGTCGGCGCCCTGGGCGCGGGCTGCGACTATCCGCTCGCCGTGCTGAGCGGCAGCATCGAGACCGTCGACGGCCTGCCCATCGCCGCTGCCGCGATCGACTTCGACGGCGGCTACACCCGGACCGACGCCGGCGGCCACTACGCCATCTTCCTGCTGCCGGGCTGGAGCGGGACGGTGACGCCCTCGCACGAGTTCTACCTGTTCGAGCCGGCCAGCCGGAGCTACGCGAACCTGCAGGGCAGCCAGCCGGACCAGGACTTCGTCGGCGCGCATCCGACCCTGGTCCGCGTCCCCGCCGACGCGCCCACGCTGCAGGCCGGCCTGGACGCCGCGGCCCCGGGGGACACCGTGCTGGTCGCCCCGGGCCTCTACGAGGGGCCGGACAACCGCGAGCTCGATTTCGGCGGCAAGGACGTGGTGCTCAGGGGCGAAGCAGGGGCGGAGGCCACCGTGCTGCTGAACGCCAGCAACGGTGTGCTCGTCCGCTTCGACGGCGGCGAAGGTCCCGGCGCGGTCCTCGAGGATCTCACCCTGCGCGGCATCCAGGGCTACTGCCAGGCGATCGTCTGCGCCGACGGCGCCACGCCCACGCTGCGGCGGCTGATCGTCGAGGATCACCTCCAGCCCGGCGGCTACACCGACGAGACGCCGCCCGCGGGCCTGGTGGGCAGCTCGCTGCTCGTGGAGGACTGCCTCTTCCGCAACAACAGCGCCCGCGAGGGGGTCGCGCGCATCGGCGGCGGCGCGCGGGTGACGGGCACGCGCTTCGAGAACAACATCGGCACCGAGTCCGGCACCGTGCGCGTGGACGGCGACGCCCTGTTCGAGCGCTGCGTCTTCGCGAACAACATCGCCCAGGGCTACACGCCCGAGCTGGGCTGCGCGCGCGGCCGCGGCGGCGCGGTCTACGCCACGGGCGGCAGCTTCACGGACTGCCTCTTCGTCGCGAACGAGGCGGGCATGTGCCACGGCTGGTCCTCGCCCGACTACCCGGGGATGGGTGGCGCCATGTACATCGCGGGTGGGGTGAACCTGACCCGTTGCACCTTCGTCGACAACGTCGCCACCCCGACCGACGACTTCGACGCGCCGGGCACGACCTTCTACATCCGGGGCGGGTTCTCGCGGGTCATCGCCAACTTCGAGGACTGCCTCGTCACCGGCTCCGGCGACGGCGGCGCGGCCCTCTACTGCGACCCCGGCACCGCGCTGGCGAACTTCAGCTGCTCGCTGTTCTGGGACAACGCCGGCGGCAACGCGGACGGCGACTGTCCCGATCCGGTGGGCGCGAACGGCAACTTCGCCGCCGACCCTCTCTTCTGCGACCCCGGCGCGGGGAACTTCTCGCTCGACGCCGACTCGCCCTGTCTGCCCGCGAACAACGCCTGCGGCGTCCGCATCGGCGCCTTCGGGCAAGGCTGCGGAGTCACGGCGGCGGAGACGCTTACCCCCGGGGCGCTTCGCCTCAGCGGGCATCCCAACCCCTTCAACCCGTCGACCCAGCTGAGCTTCGCGCTCCCCGAGGCGGCCGCGGTGACGCTCACCGTCCACGACCTCGCCGGACGCCGCGTGGCCACCCTGCTGGAGGGAGCGGCGCTGGACGCGGGCGAGCAGAGCCTGCGCTGGGACGGCCGCCTCGACGGCGGCGGCCGCGCGACCAGCGGCGTCTATCTCGCCCGGCTCGTGGCGCGAGGGCGGACGGTCTCGCAGAAGCTCGTCCTGCTCAAGTAG